Part of the Melopsittacus undulatus isolate bMelUnd1 chromosome 12, bMelUnd1.mat.Z, whole genome shotgun sequence genome, CCAATATCTGCCTCTGAGAAGTCGTGTTGTTCACACAGgcagagaggaaaacacaggGGGAGAGCATCCATCCAAACGGGGATGGTGCTGCGTGTACCCACAAAGGTCTGGTTTGTGGGGGGAGACCCAGACCAGAGCTGTCTGCTAACAGCTCAGAGACCAAAGAGAAGGCAAAGACACCTGTGGATAGTTTGGTGGAAGGAAGGGGGGATGCCCCATGGATCTTTATGCTGGAAATCAACTGTTGAGGCTTTAAACACACTGAGGACTGTACCTTTCTACAAGGACcagtagggacaggacaaggggaaatggctttaaactgagggtgctgaggcgctggcacagatTGGAcacacgggcttggagcaagatgctccagtggaaggggtccctgcctgtggcaaggggttggagctggatgagctttaaggtcccttcaacccaaaccagtctgtgatgaTTCTGTGGTCGAGGACTGACACTTCTTACATTGCTGTTTACTTAAAGGTGCTTTAAAGAGGTTGATTCTTAAAGAGCAAAACTCAGTGGTTCTTAATCTGACTTCCCTAAAGCCCTGATAGCTTGTGCAGAGCCTGCTGGTGCCTGATAAAGACCCACATCTTGTAGGTGTCTGCAACTACACTGTGTGCCTGTTGTCTTGGACTTGAGAGTAGTGAATGGGAAAGGGTTTGGTTCTGGGGGGAATCCCCCCATATAAGCCAGCACTACcaagatgtgtgtgtgtggtgttcTTTAGTTGCTTATACAGCTCTGTGATTGCACATATATTGCACTCCTAATCCTGCCACTGAAATGATAAACATCTTACTATACAGTGAAATACAGATACTGGCCCCAAGTAATCTGATAGAATAAAGAAATAGGAACGATTGCATTCATTTCAATCAGTGCTTCCAGTTGTAAGAAACACCCTTCTGCTTAGGGGACTGAATTAGGACCGAAGGAGTGTATGTGCTAATCAGCTATGGTAACTTGTGCCCGATCAGTTCTACAATGGACAAGCTTTCCGTGCCTTTAATGTGTGTGGGATCTGCCTTGTGTGTTGCATAAGAGCTGTTCCCTAGCCGTGCAGGAGTGATTTATCTGCGGGTAATATGATGGGCTCTTGAATTGCAATGAACAAACCCTTTCTTTAACAATAGTCCCGGGTAACCTTATAATAACCTCCTCCACCTTCCCAAGAGAAACGCTTCAGTCAGATAAAGGAATTTGTTATCCACACAGAAACATCTGCCCCCTTCCTCCGAAAGGCCTGGCTCAGAGTGGCAGTTACCCTTTCCTCCCCGCTCTGTGGCTGtttgaaacagcagcaagagcaaggcttgggttttattccttccCGGCTTTGATTGCGGATACATCACCTgagctgggtttgggttttatttcctaaTGATGGATGTGCTGCTTAAATGTAATGGAAGAGGCAAGATAGCAGAGCAGAAATTTGGCGCCAAGTGCCTTGCTTTGAAAGGAGCCTGCATTCCAGCCTGCCTAAGAGGGGCTAAATGGAAAGATCTGATTAAGCGTCTCAGTGTTGTGACCCTGACCTCAAAGAACACGCCGGTTCTCTGGAGGAACTTCATTTCAATTAATCAGCTTAACAGCCTGAGTAAATCTGGCTGCAGCCATTGAGCCATAGGGAACAGCTCCCTCTGCTCAGAGGGTCTCCGGGATGCACCATCCGGAAGGATAAGGTGGTGTGTGCCGCATCCCTGCCTTGGCTGAGGGGGTCAGGGATGTCCTCGTCTCCCTCTCTGGCTTTGGAATACAATCCCACGCCTccaaaacacaaaccctaaaGCAGCCCCATGCCACCTTCCAGGAGGCTGGCAatggactgggatgggggaAGACCCCACGGAggctttcccctcccttctcctaTACTCACTGCAGGCTGCATCTCTCAGTTAAGCATCACAACATGAAGCAGCAGTGTAAGATGTAGCTGGAGGCAGAGGGCAAGGAAGCAGCTGTGtgaggcaggcagcaggataACCCTGGGACACTTATGCTGCAGGAAGCTCATAAGCAGaggaagcaaaggcagcagggtgggatatgggaagggaaaagacatGAGCCAATGCCTTGGGTGCTTTCCCCAGGTGGTTCTTTGTGGCTGGTGAACTGGGCCAGGAAGGggctttgctgctttccttgcaCCAAACACTGCTCCTCAAGGGATGCCTGTTGGGGCTGCAGCACTGTGGAGGCAGAGCTCAACTGCCCATACACATTTCACATCCCTTTGAGGCTTGAACTGAATTCCCTGCTCTGTTCAGCCTTGTGCCAGGAAATGGCTCGTTAGCAGCATTCCCGTATCTTTTCCCTTGGAGCTGTTGCAGTCAAATGAAGGAGGCATCACAGGCTGGGTTTCACCACAGTCTTCCTCCCATCTGGCTCCACCACACCCAGGCCAATCCATTGCACCCATGGGCTGCTGCACTCTGCCTACCCGTTATCGCTCTGGCgctgtgtccatccctgtggACTTTTaccttgcagcagcagcaaactttGCTCTTTTACTGCCTCTTTAAAGGAATAAGACCAATTTTAGCACAGTGTAGAAAAGCAGCTGTATAGAAAGCCCTGTAGGAATGTGGCAGCCCCTCGGTTGTAGGGGTATAGCCTGGTAGACCTGGAAGTGCAGTGGGGTTTGGGTATAACCTGAGAGCAGGCAGTGACTGaatgatgatcttaaggtcctttccaaccctaactaccCTATGATTCTCTCTTCTAAAGCTGTATGTTGTATGTATGTTGTATGGAGGCATCCCTTGGATGGAGTTTGAGCTTCTGGCATGGGAGTTTGATGGCACCCTAATGGCACCGTGCACCTTGTGCCCAGCTTCTGTACCACTGTGCCTAAGCACAGACAAGTCTGCCTTGCCTGCAGTCAAAAAGAGAGCAGGTTGCAATGCTGGGTATAAAAATAGGGTGCATGCAGTGTTTAGATGGAGGCTGAAATGATGATGGTACCCTCATGTGCTTGCATTCAGGGCCTCACTtcagaggcagagcagtgcCTGGCGTGCTGGGATGTGCGTGTCCCACAGGAATGCCGTGGCACATGTTGTGTTTGCACTGCTGCAATCACTGGGCACCCACTCAGAGAAGGGGTTATTCCATGCCTgaacccagcactgcagcacttaGCCTGGGTATCTCATCAGGAAGTGTGTTGGATCCAGGGGTGATCctggggtgtgtggggggggaaTGGGCAGTGAGGGACACATCCAGAGACACAGTGGTGCCCAGGGGAGGGATTCAGTTACAGGCAGGCGACGGGCAGGCTTTCATCTGCTCTCCCAAGCCTTCTTCAGACAGAAGAGGAGGGGTAGTAACGGGCTGTGGGGGATGGAGAACTGCTGTAACATGATTTTTATGTCTGATTGCATAACAAAACCTCCTGGGAAGCTCCTGATCCAAATGGATACCTAGTGCTGGTGGTGGGATGGAGGGTGTTCAGCACTCAGCCGTTGCCCATGCTGcaggggagctgctgggctggatcGGTACCAGGCTCCGAGCAGCCTGCGGTCCTGTACCTACCAGTGACTGAAATAGCACAAAGGTGTAAAATGCCTTCAGAAGGGGATAAATGTGCTTTAACACACATACACAATGCTGTGTTCTCACCGAGCATTGCTAACAGAAGTAGACCTTGAGAGATGCAATTGCATTTCCATGCTCAAattgaaacaggggagatttaggttggatataggGAAGTTGTTCTTTACTATGACggtgctcagggaagttgtggctgccccatccctggcagtgctcaaggccaggttggacacagggacttggagcagctgctccagtgaaaggggtccctggttggaactggatgagctttaaggtcctttttaacccaaaccactctgtgattctatgatgctaaaATGAACCAATCCCTGGGCCTGCTGCACGTATTGGATGCTCTTCATCTTCATGAAACGCTGCTGCTCCCACCAGTAAAAGCCCCAAAGCTCAAAGATGAGGCAGGAGAAATCAGCTTTGCCTGTGGGGATCCCACAGCCTGGAGGCTGGAAGGAGCCCAGCCAAGATGGGTTATGCCTCTGGATGTGGCTTTGGCACGCACATGTGtctgctgcctttgctctgGCAGATTACATGATAGCCCCACCTCATCATTTCGGAGCACAGCACACAAAGCTTTCCCTTCCATAGCGTGCGTTCACTCTTAATGGCTCTTTCTCCACCCCACGGCCTTATTAATTGGTGACAATTGGAAGCGGTTCattccatgtgtgtgtgtgtgtgtgtgaggctGCAATTGCTTCCACTTGGCCAGGATTCAAGCACTGGGGGTGAGTCAGAATGGGTGGCAAAACTGTCTTTTCCTCAGCCCCCTTGCTTactggagaggaaagaaaaagccacaacCCCGAGTTATTCTCTTTTATGAGGTAGGCATTGTGAGGCCAGGCAATTGAATTTACAACAGCATTGAGTATCAGAGTCTATCTGGCCCTGTCAATGAGAGTggcaagggggaaaaaagacacaCATTAACCCTCGGCTCCCGGTTCCCAGGCGTTTCAATAGGGTTCCCAACTTCCCAAAGAGCCCGCTGCATACTCGATGAGACCCTTTATACCTTCTAATTACCCTCCTCACAATAGGGACAGACTCTCTTGCCTCTTTTGTAGGCGAGATAGTAACTTTTGTgctcattccccccccccccccaatgcaATCCCTATGGCAGCATTATTGCAGGAGCAATCGGAGCAGGTAGCACAATTCCTCAGGTTCCAGGAGGTTTTAAGGAATCTCTCTTCCGAGTGGGAACATGACACTTGCAAAGCTCTCAGGAGCCATTTAACCCCCTCAACCCCATCACCTTTCcctcccattttcccccttaTTTAAGCCATAAACCTCCTGTTTTTTAGGATGAGCTTGTCCCTCTCACCCACCAAAaaggaaatgggggaaaaaaacatctatttcaatgagtttatttatttaaacaccTGCATTTCTCTTGGTTTTTGGAAGTCTTTaccacaggcacacacacacgcacagaCAAACAGGATACAAACAACTTTGGCATTAGACTTTTGAATATCTGTTACAAAACTATTTCTcacttttttatctttattttagaaaaaaaaagtatctcaaataaaggcattttaaagGAGTAAAAATACAAGTCGAGATCCCAACCTCTGAATAGAATAAATAGCAGGTTCATAGCGAggtccttttccttcctttctgtttcaagCTGCTTAAAAAACACCCTAAGAGGGCTCCATACAACGGAGCCAACGGCAGAGTTTGTTGCTTTTAGGGAATGGGAATCGGTTTAGGCAAGTCACCAAGGTCTCCACACGGATTCACTACGCTCTCCAATGGGACTTCCCGCCTGGGAAGCTGGAACAATGCTGCCCCCAAATGATGTCAACCCCTGCACCGGGGATGCTGATGGGGTGGCGGATGCGGTTCCCGACCCGCTGCCCGCGGACACGGGGACGTTGGTGTTGGCGTAGAGGGGAATAACAGGTCCGGAGCTGGGAGGAAAAGCTGGATTCGGGATGAGGAAAGCAAACTGGCCGTCGGTAGCAGGGACGAGCTGGAAGCCCCCATAGACTTTGGGGGACAGGGCTTCGGTGGGGTTCAGCTTGCAGGGCACGGGCACTGCTCCGGCTGCTGCAGGGGGCAGCTGGACGTGCAGGGGCTGCTGTGCCAGATGTGCGGGCTGGCTGGCTGGAGGCGGTGGTGGAGGCGGTGGTGGGTAGTTCATGGCCACGATCTGACCCAGGCAAGCCGAGAGGTGGCTGAGCAGACGGGTACGCACGTCGGTGTTCACCCCTTCGCAGGTGGACAGGAACCGGGTCACCTCGTTCATGCACTCGTTGAATCCAGCCCGGTACTTGCCCAGGACGGTGGGGTCGGCGCTGAGCgctgctgtggggcacagggggggGGTGGGTAAGCGGCGAGTCAAGCACCCCGGTGCCCCCCGCTCCTCCAACCCCGAGCCCCATAACTTACCCGTCATCTGGGCCCGCTGCAGGTTCCGGAGGTGCTTGACGGTCATCTCCAGGATGTCTGCTTTCTCCAGCTTGGAGTGCCGGGAGCTCTGCGGAGGAAGAGCGGTGCCGTCAGCGCCGATTCCCAAACCCCCCCACACGCACACCCCTGGAACCCCGAAAGCGCCTCTGCTCCCACTCACATCCTTCTTCAGCGCATCCAGGATGAGCGTCTTCAGCTGCCCCAAGCTCTCGTTGATCCGCGCCCGGCGCCGCTTCTCCATGATCGGCTTGGATGACTGCGATGGGGGGAGAGAGCGAACCGGGGTTAAGCCTCCCGCACCCATCCctcatcccccccaccccaaacctCAACACCCGGACACCGACCTCAGCACGGCCGCGGGTTCGCCGCCATCCAGCGCCTCCGCCGCTGCTCCCCGACCGGCACCCGTCATTTACCTTCCGGTGCTCGCTGGCGCTCCGCGGCTTGTCCGGTGTGTGGCTGGCGCTGGCCGGCGCCCCGGCGATGGGCGACGCGGTCGGCTTCTCCATACCCGTATCTGCGGGCATGATAGCGCACTGGTactggtggtgatggtgatggtggtggtggtggtggcgcTGGCGGGAGGGCGCGTGCTGCTGGCGCGGCGGCGCGTGCGGAGGGAGTGCGTGCGCCCGGCGGCCCCCCCCGTCTTttatacccccccccccctccggtggtggtggtggcggCTCCTCCCCATTCATGTGAAACCGCCGCCGCGGCCGTTCCCACACTCACCGGTAACCAATCAGAGGGCGGTTTAAGTCGCGGGCGCTGCGTTACCGGTGTTCCTATTGGCTGGTGGGGATGCAGGCTGTCTGTCTTCTCTGGCGTGCCACGTGGTGGTGGTGGCGGGGGGGGGACAGGCGGGGGACGGGAAACCGCCGCTTCCCATTGGGGGCTCCCCCCCCGCTTTCCCACCGTGTTGTGACCCAGCCGGAGCCACCGGGTACAGCGGTGAGAGGAGCCCGGTGGTACCGGGTGTAGCAGTGAAGGGAGCTCGGTGGTACCGGGTACGGCAGTGAAGGGATCCCAGTGGTACCGGGTGTAGCACAGACAGGGCAGCCCGGTGGTACCGGGTGTAGCAGTGAAGGGATCCCAGTGGTACCGGatgcagcagagacagggcacccGGTGATACCGGGTGCATCAGAGACAGGGCAGCCCGGTGGTACCGGGTGCATCAGAGACAGGGCAGCCCGGTGGTACCGGTTGCATCAGCGACAGGGCAGCTCTGTGGTACCGCGCACGGCACTGTAGGGAGCCCGGTGGTCCCTGGCACTTCAGACCAACGGGATCCCGGTGATCCGCTCACACCATTCCTcgttccccccccctcccgttgCTTGCCCCCCCCCGCACCACTCCGGttgaggatgggggggggttggCACCGGAGCCCCGCGGTGCGGAGGGTGGCGGCGGCGCGCGGGTGCCGCCGGTGGCGCGCCGGCACGCGAGGGGGGGCGGGGCCGCCGCCGGTTCTCTGCTCTCATTGGCTGGCGGCCTCCGCCGCTGTCAATCAGGCGGGCGGCAGCGCTCGTGCCtccggtgtgtgtgtgtgtgtccgtgtgtccgtccccatccccccccttcccccccccccccccccccgcatccCGCCGGAGCACGTGCCAGCGCGCTCCCGGCTCCCCGCCATGGGAAAACCCCGCCCCGCTGCAGGAGGCGTCGGGAACCaccgggaggaggaggaggagggggccGAGCTGCGGGACCCAGCGCAACACCGCCTCCTACCGGCACCCCGAGGGGCACGGGGGGACCCCACCGCTTTAACGGGCTCGGAGGGGCCGCGACCCCGCTTTGCTGCGTCTTAATATGGGATCTTCCCCCCCTCTCCACCCGGAATCAGCCTCTTGCCCCACTTGGTCTTAATACAGGAGATGCCAAACGTGTGTTGTTGGGGGGTCCTGTGTGCCCCCTCCCTCTGCTgggggacccccccaaaccagGCACCATTACAACTGGCACCCCACAGCACCAATCGGAGTCCTTGCCACGGGGAGACCCCCTCATGCAGCTCGGTGCCCTGTATTCCCACATCCAAATAACTTCCTTTAATATGGAACGTGGGTCGTTCAGCAGCCTTCGAGCTCTTGCCTAATTGCAAACCCTGCCTATTTAAAGGACCTATTTAGAGTACGCAACGTATCTATtagagctctgtgctgcaggcttAGCTCTTTTAATAATCATCAGTTGGATTATTAGCTTTCCATAGACCAGCATCTGCAATTCGGGATATCTTGGCTTGAAAggcattttgccttttcccccttttccttacCAATTCTGGAGCAAGGATAAAGAGAGTTACTTGTTGAAAGCTCCTTGGTTCTCCCTCTGCAAACTGAACACGCCATGGCTTGGTTTGTGGAAACATCTTGTTGGAGGAGGACATAACCACACACTGCATTTCACCCCTATTGTTGGCCTGtcttgtgctttgcttttaatttgctCCAATGAATCATTCCTTAACCATTGCTGGCACTGGGATTCGTGCATTGCCTGGTGCTGTGGCTGCAAACACGCTCCCTAAGTGGGGACGTGCCCTAAGTGCCACCCTCCTGCCTTCAGGCAGCAGGTCCCTGGGGCACCCCGAGGCTGTTCAGCCCCAATGGGGTGGGTTGTGCCCTTCTGCACCTCTTCAAATGAGCTTTTCCCTGCTCTAAAACCACAAGTGCAATGAGTTGGGTGGCCTCAGCCTGGTGGGAAACAGCATAAGGCTGCAGAGGTGCAGGAGGGGGGGTCTCTatggccagggcagggatgctcccagtGAGATGAGATGGGATTGGGCCATGGGCTCTCCTATGCTGGTGGAGCTGCAGGACCCTGGTCCTGGTCCTGGCAGTGTGAAGGAGCAGTCGCCAACCAGAGCTGGAGGTGATGCAGTGGAAGAGATGGGATCACAGGTAGGATGGAGGACTTGTCACCTGCTCCTCGCAAAGGGATGCCAGGAGCAGGATGCGTGCATGGGGTGTATCCCAGTTTCACACCTCCTGGAGACAAGGGAGCAGGAGGTTGCTGGCCCTGTTGCAGGTAACAGAGACATGTCTCCTGCCCTGGTTAAGTGGGACCCAGAAGGccaaacagaaggaagaaaacaagagaaaggaaagctctCAAGACATATTGCTGTTCTGATTGCTTCTCCATTTGGATCCTTTCATTTCAGGTGCAATTTGAGGTGGTTTGTCCCATCCAGgctgcaaaacacacacacaaggtGGCCGCGCTGTATGGAACAGCATCATCTTCCTGCAGACATCAAAAGCATCCAGGGGAATACATTCATTTCAGgatccttttcctctctcccactGCCACGCACGtgagcagggaagcagcagtcCTTGGCTGAATGGTGATGCTGGAGGTATGTTGTTTGCTCTGGGTAAGTGCTGCTCCTCTAAATGCCCACAAAGTCTGGCCTATTCCTTTGCATTGAGAGCATTGGGGTGCGTGTTGTCTTAGGGAGGGATAATAAATGTTGCCTTTATAAGGTTCAGGGATCTGTTTCCTTATGAGCCcaataaaacacagaacaagaGCTCTTTGTGCCATCACATGCGGTGAGGAAATAACTAATCACACAAGAACCAGTGTCCCTCTTTGGGGGTTAATCCTCAATGCATTCATTGCATCATTACAGGGAAAAACTAGCATGAAATGAGGGAGTTTTCCAACAGAATCGGCATCAAATGATGCAATTCCCAGGCTGGGAGTGGTGATTATTGCCTGTGCTCCTCTCCAGAGGGAATCCTGCTCTGTGTGGCAAACTGGGAGAGCTTCTGGCATTGTAAAGCTCTGACACAAGGCAAAGCCTTTCTCCTCACATATCCAGGGTGTTCAGGTCTCAAAGCTCAATGAAATATGGGGAAAGACTCTGTTTCCTTCACTAACTTCAGGTTAAGTCAGAATCCCATCTCAGCATCACCCCAGGACCAGGGTTTTGGGGTTACTGAGTCTTGTTCCTCCCCAAGCCCACTTCTTGGTCATGTTGTAGTCCCAGACCTGGGCCAGAGGCTGGTTGAAACCTCTTCCAGAGGGAGGAAAACCCAGTTGTGGTTTGGAACCGTGTTTGTGCAATGGGAGCACTGATTTGCCTGTGATGGAGAATCACTGTGTATTGCCTGAATTAGGTTATTTACTGGATCCTATGAGTGAGCTCCCCctgtcctgccctgctcctgctttgtGATTCCACAGTGCTGTTAAAAGACATAGGGATATACCCCAGCAGGTCCCCTCCTGCACTGTTCTACATCCCTTTAGTGGCAATTCACCCTGCACAATGACAATGGGATGGGACAAACAACCCACCCTCCCCTGTGTATGGGGTGTTCTGATATGGGTGAGACATGGACCTGTGGCCATATGTGTGGTTCCTGTTCCACTTCTATCTGGACTGGGAAAACtccccccctgccatgggcagagcagcacagaaaaggCCCAAGGGGTCAAGGGCAATTGGATGTCCTGTTTGGGTGCAAGGACCCATTGGGACTGGGCAGAGCATGGCAAATCCCTGTGGATATCATCTGCTTGTGGGATGTCTTGGAAACATGGGGCTGTTGGACATCAGGGCAGAGAATCTTCCTAATGAAGGCTTTTGCCTTATGGGCAGCATTTCTCCATCACAGGTCATGCacattttggtttagtttgCTAGCGAGATCtataggaaacaaaaagcatgaCTGGGGAATTCCAGGCAACTGGAATTGCATTTATTCACTTGCATTTAATCCTGCTCTCATGCAATCATTCCCTTGCTGTTAGTGCTCCTCTGGCTTGGTATAATTTGAGGTTTATAGTTTGTGCTACCAGCAACCTGTCCTGAAAGGGAAAGCGAAAGCCTTTAAACTGTCTCGGATGGAAACCTggggttttccttctttaaggCTTATGTGAAAAGTCCCTAGGAGTCCTTTCTGGGCGTTAAAGCCCCATCATGTTCATACATGCGGTGTGTAAGAAACCACCCTAAAGCCCTGAAGACCTGCAGTGAGATAGTTATTAACCCTAACATTGAGAGCTGATCAGAACAGAAGAGGACAAACTGCTCCTGGATGTCTCCACTTGTCCCGGCCCGGATACGCACTGGATCTCCATCTCTCTTTGATCCCTAAACCCAGTTTTATTGCAGCCAAGCTCCTATAATTTGGAAGCACAACTCAAAAGCTTGCAGCTGGGGGGGAAAAGGCTCATAAAAGGCTTCAGGATCTCAGGGGGCTCAATGCAGGTTTTGTCTCTCTTGGTTGTGCCCCTGGCCGTGCCTTGTTCCCCGGGCCCTGTTTGTTCTGGGTATTGTTGGGCAGGCagctgtggctgttcagccaCTCCAGCGCCTGTTTGCCCAGGGATTGGGCTGTAATCCCTCCTGGATTTCCCTCTGCTTGATCCCATGCAATCATCCCCCACCGTACATCGCTTTGGATAGTGTGTCAAAGGGGATGCTCAAGGAGAAATTAAGACATTAAGGGCCTTGGCGGGTTGGGAGGATGTTCTTTAGTGGGCTATAATGGGTAACAAATTACAGTACAGGCTTCTGCTGCCAGCATCCCTTTCATACCTCACGCTGCCTCTTTTGTGCCTTTGGAGCTCACTGCTCTAATCAGCTAAAATTAATTATCGGGGTCATATCACTCACAAAATCCCCCAAACAAGCCCAGGGCTAAAAGGAAGGGCCCCTTTCTGCTGTGCTCCCTATCTCTGTGGTGCTGTTAGAGTCCCTTCTGAATGGCTTCAGATCAGAAggaaacctcagagcagccaTCGGCCCAGTATCCACAGGGCCAGGTTGGTCCCTGGTGCCTTCGGAAAGCTTCAGTCCAGGAAGGGTCTTGCAAGAGAAAAGCTCTTCATggaatcataggatcatggaattGTTTGTGttcagagggaccttaaagctcatccatccccaacccctgccacgggcagggacaccttccactgcagcagctgctccaagcccctgtgtccaacctggccttgagcactgccagggatggggcagccacagcttctctgggcaccctgtgccagcgcctcagcaccctcacagggaagagcttctgcctaagagctcagctcagtctcccctctcttgggcaggttcaagccattccctt contains:
- the HES4 gene encoding LOW QUALITY PROTEIN: transcription factor HES-4 (The sequence of the model RefSeq protein was modified relative to this genomic sequence to represent the inferred CDS: inserted 1 base in 1 codon; deleted 1 base in 1 codon); the protein is MPADTGMEKPTASPIAGAPASASHTPDKPRSASEHRKSSKPIMEKRRRARINESLGQLKTLILDALKKDSSRHSKLEKADILEMTVKHLRNLQRAQMTAALSADPTVLGKYRAGFNECMNEVTRFLSTCEGVNTDVRTRLLSHLSACLGQIVAMNYPPPPPPPPPASQPAHLAQQPLHVQLPPAAAGAVPVPCKLNPTEALSPKVYGGFQLVPATDGQFAFLIPNPAFPPSSGPVIPLYANTNVPVSAGXRVGNRIRHPISIPGAGVDIIWGQIVPASQAGSPIGERSESVWRPW